One part of the Melitaea cinxia chromosome 8, ilMelCinx1.1, whole genome shotgun sequence genome encodes these proteins:
- the LOC123655837 gene encoding neural cell adhesion molecule 2-like, whose product INSFIKTVIMIQLVTSHVLTEETKDGEPFLQVMARSSVYNVGEDKAIYCKGLNLPEKIVWYSPSGNIVEGRSVKNTRVYVQPKNESLVSSLVPLIIHSAKIEDSGNWTCKAGPLSEKLEILVGEKVNLSVKEDNLIGEESKSAKLDCVAKGYPKPVVHWYKDLVPIVDDHKKYIIRKREDNHQLEIRNLTHQDTGEYTCKVTQKALSYYTYKRVYLTVQHKPVLVNHETNEVYYTKFSSEEVYAIVNKTKNITCSAIASPPPTFRWNRRINGFDTEIIDDEDTVLKSADGTMSVLQLRVYNESYLGEYVCSVSNNMGHVSIVFDVQLGNKPNPPDSVTFLNASTTELTFNVTCSTCNLAIEEEDKSPDPKNLTVIGYTFLVVPYQENYPADWDAATEFKVDIESPSDTVFTVGPLANKTRYHVRVSSRNAAGNSEWVDVSPDPSTGLATRLATSLLLLFASVLAAF is encoded by the exons ATCAACTCGTTTATTAAAACTGTCATTATGATTCAGCTTGTTACGTCTCATG TCTTGACAGAGGAAACAAAGGATGGCGAGCCGTTCCTGCAGGTCATGGCTAGATCATCTGTTTACAATGTCGGCGAGGATAAAGCAATTTACTGCAAAGGACTGAATCTGCCTGAG AAAATCGTATGGTACTCGCCATCGGGCAATATTGTCGAGGGACGTTCCGTCAAGAACACCAGGGTATATGTACAGCCTAAAAACGAATCACTAGTTAGTAGTCTAGTTCCACTCATCATTCACAGCGCTAAGATTGAGGATAGCGGAAACTGGACTTGTAAAGCAGGGCCACTTAGTGAAAAACTGGAAATCCTTGTAGGAG AAAAAGTTAATTTGAGCGTCAAGGAAGACAATCTAATAGGAGAAGAGTCGAAATCTGCCAAACTCGACTGCGTAGCTAAAGGTTATCCAAAACCAGTAGTTCATTGGTACAAGGATTTAGTACCTATCGTTG ATGATCATAAGAAATATATCATAAGAAAAAGGGAAGACAATCATCAGTTGGAAATCAGGAACCTGACGCATCAGGACACTGGCGAGTACACGTGTAAAGTGACACAAAAAGCGTTGTCTTACTACACATACAAGCGAGTATATCTTACTGTGCAAC ATAAGCCCGTCTTGGTCAACCATGAAACAAACGAGGTCTACTACACAAAGTTTAGCAGTGAAGAGGTCTACGCTATTGTAAACAAAAC AAAGAACATCACGTGCAGTGCCATTGCGAGTCCTCCTCCGACTTTCCGTTGGAACAGGCGCATCAATGGTTTCGATACAGAAATTATTGACGATGAAGATACG GTTTTAAAATCAGCCGATGGTACTATGTCAGTGTTGCAATTGAGAGTGTACAACGAGAGCTACCTGGGAGAGTACGTGTGCTCAGTGTCTAACAACATGGGACACGTATCTATCGTCTTCGACGTTCAATTAGGCAATAAGCCAAACCCGCCAGATTCT gtAACATTTTTGAATGCTTCAACCACCGAATTGACATTCAACGTCACTTGCTCGACCTGCAACTTGGCGATTGAAGAAGAAGATAAGTCTCCCGATCCGAAAAATCTTACGGTTATCG GCTATACATTCCTAGTCGTTCCATACCAAGAGAATTATCCAGCTGATTGGGATGCAGCTACGGAATTCAAAGTTGATATCGAATCACCTTCAG aTACGGTGTTCACGGTGGGTCCACTGGCGAACAAGACACGATACCACGTGCGTGTCAGTTCGCGCAACGCGGCTGGCAATTCCGAGTGGGTGGACGTATCTCCCGATCCCAGCACTGGGCTCGCCACACGCCTCGCCACCTCATTACTACTGTTATTCGCCTCCGTGCTCGCCGCTTTTTAA